The genomic segment GGCAGTCGAGGCCCTGGTCCGATCGGGCATTGGCCGCTTGACCCTGATCGACTTCGACCGCTTCGATTCCACGAACATCAACCGCCAAATTCTGGCCCTGGACTCCACAGTCGGCCATTCCAAGGTTTCAGTCACGGCCGGCAGGGTCAGGGAAATCGCACCCGACTGTATGGTCGAACCATTAGAGATATTCCTGGACGCCGCCTCCGTGCCCTTGGTGCTCGAACGTCCGGCTGACGTCATCATCGACGCCATCGACACTGTGGCCTCCAAGACCGAGCTTCTGCTCCGATTGCAGGCATCCGGGCGGGCCGTGGTCAGCAGCATGGGTGCGGCCCTCCGCATGGATCCCACCCGGGTGCGGGTGGACGATCTGTCATCCACCCGGGTCTGTCCTCTGGCCAGGACTATTCGCAGGACTCTGGCCTCGCATGGAGTTACCACCGGCATTAGATGCGTGTTCTCCGAGGAACCCCCGATCAAATCGACCCGGCTCCCCCCCCACGAATCAAACGGACTGCTGGATGCCCCGGGACCCCGGCCTCTTGGAAGCTTCATGCCTGTCACCGCCGCCTTCGGCCTGGCCGCCGCGGCCGAGGCCATCCGGCTGATCCTGGACACCGAACCCGACAGGCCTTGAA from the Deltaproteobacteria bacterium genome contains:
- a CDS encoding tRNA threonylcarbamoyladenosine dehydratase; its protein translation is MSHFSRLALCLGPQGLQRLMRSWILVCGLGAVGSMAVEALVRSGIGRLTLIDFDRFDSTNINRQILALDSTVGHSKVSVTAGRVREIAPDCMVEPLEIFLDAASVPLVLERPADVIIDAIDTVASKTELLLRLQASGRAVVSSMGAALRMDPTRVRVDDLSSTRVCPLARTIRRTLASHGVTTGIRCVFSEEPPIKSTRLPPHESNGLLDAPGPRPLGSFMPVTAAFGLAAAAEAIRLILDTEPDRP